From the Neobacillus sp. PS3-34 genome, the window TGTTTTAACTTTAAAAAGCAGGGTATATATATTTAGTTAATAATATAGATACATAGGTAAAAGGGAGTTTGGAATGAGAATTTTCAACAGATCAATTTTTATCGCCTTGGCTGCTGTCAGCCTTGCCATTTTTGGATGGAAAACAATTAACACCTACGGCTTTACCTCTAAATTTGCAAGCAAAGAATATGCCCGACAAGAAAACTTAGAGAAGAAATTACTTGCTCTTGAAGCAAAACAGCTTCCACCTTTACCGGATCACGCCATGCTGGATGTACCCTTAATTAAGCAGATGGATGCTCCAAGGCTTTATAATGGGTGCGAGGTAACAAGCCTCACGATGGTATTAAATTACCATGGTTATAAAGTTTCAAAAAATGAGCTGGCAAAAAAAATTAATAGAGTTCCCCTAAATATGCCGCCAAACCTGAAGGGAAATCCAAACGAAGGCTTTGTCGGAAATATGGAGGACGGTCCTGGACTTGGTGTTTTTCATGGTCCAATTGTCGAATTGGCTAAAAAGTACGCTGGAGATAGAGTAGTAGATTTAACGAACCAGCCATTTTCAAAGATTTTAAATAAAGTGGCCCACGGAAATCCAGTCTGGATTATTACAACGACAAGATTTGCACCGGTTTCGTTATTTCAGAAATGGAATACACCTCAGGGTACAATTGAAATTACGTTTAGCCAGCACAGCGTGGTGATTACAGGATACGATAAAGATTATATCTATATTAATGATCCGTACGGTTTTAAAAACAGAAAACTAAACCGTGATAATTTCATCAAAGCCTGGGAACAAATGGGGAAGCAGGCAGTATCCCTATAATTTCATACTAATCACTAATGGAAAAAAGCCCTAAAATGGGTTTTTTTTCATTTTTACTTAACCGGTGCTTCTTCAGGGAATTTAATAAAAGTATAACAAAATTCTTTTCTTATTAATTTGAGATTTAAAATAAATAAAACGCCGCTTTATTGCGGCGCTAATACTATAGTTCGAGACAATCTGGTTTTTTTCCTTCATTATTCATCAATCTTATTTGTGTGGGTGCAATGGAAAGAATAATATAGTTCGGATCATCCGGACCTTTAAACCAATGTTCAAATTCCTCGTTCCAAAGCTTCCTTTTTAAATCGTTTGATTCGTTAATTGAAGCTTTCCCTTCAATTTCCAGAAATGAATCTCCTAAGCCTTCGCCTTCATAGCCAATTAAAATATGGACATATGGATTTTTTTCAATTTCTTCTACCTTATGAGTCTCTTTGCTTGTAGCAGTATAAAGATTCAATTCATCGTGAAAAAATGTCATATAACGTGAATGAGGTTTATTGTATTGAACAGTTGCCATCGTACCCAATTTATTTTTATCCAAGATTTTAAGCGCTTTTTCCTTCATTTCCTGCTGGTCCATTGTACCACTCCTTCATAATTTATCCTTCCTATTATTCCTCTAATTTGTAGGTCTAAACAAATTTTTCTGAACTGGCATTCCCTAATGTTTTGCTGGTTTTTTGGGTTGTTTTAGTAAATCTGTAACTTTTAAGTAAAATCAAGCGACATAATACTTTGATAGGATGGTGAGCAATTTGTATGAAAAGTTTCAGGAACTTTATGAAAAATACCATGAGGATCTCTTTTCCTTTTTATATTATTTGGTAAACAATCACGAACTGGCCAGGATCTGGCTCAGGAGGTTTATATAAAGGTTTTGAAATCTTATGAAAATTTTAAAGGGAACAGCAGCGAAAGAACTTGGCTTTTTTCAATCGCAAGAAACACCGCAGTCGATTATTTCCGTAAACAGGCTGGGTGGAAAAAAAGGATTTTTAGTTCATTTGACTGGGCTAATCAGGAATTAGTTGATCCTGCCCCATTGCCAGAAGAAATTGCTCAAAAAAGCGAACAGGCTAAAAGCTTATATTTATGTCTGGAAAAATGTTCGATTGATCAAAAGATGGTTTTAGTACTTCGTTACCTTCAAACCATGTCAATTAGCGAAACAGCTTCCGCCCTGGGCTGGTCAGAAAGCAAGGTGAAGACTACCCAGCATAGAGCGTTAAAAAAGGTTAAAGGATTATTGGAAGAAATCAGCAGGAGGGAGGAACATAGATATGATCAGCAAAAAATGTTCAGATAAAAATCTGGAATACCTTCTAAAACAAATGCCGCCCATCCAGGACAAACGACCATCACAAATAATCTACCGCAATATTCAGCTAGTTCTGGCTAAAAAACAGAAAAGAAAAAGAGTAATCCCTATTCTGGCCGCTGCAGCTGCCTTCTCCATTCTGCTAATCCTTACACCTGCTCTTTTTCAAGAGGTCAGCCTATCCGGTCATACAAACAAAAAAGAGAATTATCCTATTCTTCAAGAATATTCCCAAAAACATAAAGATCGACCCACCAGGAGTGAAACCAATATCATAACCAAGGTAAAAAAAGACCAGGATATCCTTATATTTGGTGTTCCAGATCAACAAGGTCAAAATGT encodes:
- a CDS encoding C39 family peptidase is translated as MRIFNRSIFIALAAVSLAIFGWKTINTYGFTSKFASKEYARQENLEKKLLALEAKQLPPLPDHAMLDVPLIKQMDAPRLYNGCEVTSLTMVLNYHGYKVSKNELAKKINRVPLNMPPNLKGNPNEGFVGNMEDGPGLGVFHGPIVELAKKYAGDRVVDLTNQPFSKILNKVAHGNPVWIITTTRFAPVSLFQKWNTPQGTIEITFSQHSVVITGYDKDYIYINDPYGFKNRKLNRDNFIKAWEQMGKQAVSL
- a CDS encoding pyridoxamine 5'-phosphate oxidase family protein, with the protein product MDQQEMKEKALKILDKNKLGTMATVQYNKPHSRYMTFFHDELNLYTATSKETHKVEEIEKNPYVHILIGYEGEGLGDSFLEIEGKASINESNDLKRKLWNEEFEHWFKGPDDPNYIILSIAPTQIRLMNNEGKKPDCLEL